A stretch of the Candidatus Krumholzibacteriia bacterium genome encodes the following:
- a CDS encoding FlgD immunoglobulin-like domain containing protein: protein MIAHLLSRARRVVVGVALSVVLLPSAGQADLTIVSGDCGELDTELLDASPHLFTTTVEVFECDFVEAGMTEGGLEIFTDGNAGGSSIYSEILAHDLAAACDGATLLKTETEILYDDPNGKKTDLLVEIDGTRIGVSVTRAITFPPGTPLTLARAEEVLFDKLDDVRASSANVSATDAWQKQILVVEVPVGSDRDQVVAAYGNADPARRADTIVWAVDTDGSDEFLYFGDAPTCESTAAPAAPAPLVVRAFPNPFNPTTTFAFELERPASVSLRILDARGRVVRTLAAGRALAAGDHRLRWRGRDDHGVAVGSGVYLLRLTAGDRSGWRRVVLVE from the coding sequence GTGATCGCTCACCTGCTCTCGCGCGCTCGCCGTGTCGTCGTCGGTGTCGCCCTGTCGGTGGTGCTGCTGCCGTCGGCCGGCCAAGCCGACCTCACGATCGTCTCCGGCGACTGCGGCGAACTCGACACCGAGCTCCTCGATGCGTCCCCCCACCTCTTCACGACCACCGTCGAGGTCTTCGAGTGCGACTTCGTCGAGGCGGGCATGACCGAGGGCGGGCTCGAAATCTTCACCGACGGCAACGCGGGCGGCAGCTCGATCTACTCCGAGATCCTCGCCCACGATCTCGCCGCGGCCTGCGACGGCGCGACCCTGCTGAAGACCGAGACCGAGATCCTCTACGACGATCCCAACGGCAAGAAGACCGATCTACTGGTCGAGATCGACGGGACGAGGATCGGGGTGAGCGTGACGCGGGCCATCACCTTCCCGCCCGGAACGCCGCTCACCCTGGCGCGCGCCGAGGAGGTCCTCTTCGACAAGCTCGACGACGTCCGCGCGAGCAGCGCCAACGTCAGCGCCACCGACGCCTGGCAGAAGCAGATCCTGGTGGTGGAGGTCCCCGTCGGGAGCGATCGCGATCAGGTGGTGGCCGCCTACGGCAACGCGGATCCCGCGCGGCGGGCCGACACGATCGTGTGGGCCGTCGACACCGACGGCAGCGACGAGTTCCTGTACTTCGGCGACGCGCCCACCTGCGAGTCCACCGCGGCGCCCGCGGCACCCGCTCCCCTCGTGGTGCGTGCCTTCCCGAATCCCTTCAACCCGACGACGACCTTCGCCTTCGAGCTCGAGCGGCCCGCGTCGGTGTCCCTGCGCATCCTCGACGCACGGGGACGGGTGGTCCGCACGCTCGCGGCCGGCCGGGCCCTCGCCGCCGGCGATCATCGGCTCCGCTGGCGCGGCCGCGACGACCACGGAGTCGCCGTGGGCAGCGGCGTCTATCTCCTGCGGCTGACGGCCGGCGACCGCAGCGGATGGCGCCGCGTGGTGCTCGTGGAGTGA